The sequence below is a genomic window from Candidatus Methanoplasma termitum.
GAATATATTCCGAAGGGATAACGGACGGCAGAAGGTTCATCGAAGCAGTATCCCGGTCAAAGAAACCGATCGTGATGCTGAAGTCCGGGAGGTCCGCAGCCGGATCGATGGCGGCCTCGTCCCACACCGGCGCACTTTCCGGCTCCGACTCTGTTTATGAGGCGGTATTCGACCGCCTGAATATCATACGTGTGAAGGATATCGAAGAGCTGTTCGATGCATTATCGGTGATATCGTCGTCGAGGCCGATGCTGAAGGATGGCATTGCGGTGATAACAAACGCCGGCGGCCTGGGCGTAATGGCGGCCGACGCATGCTCGGACCACCCGGCGGTCCGTATGTCCCAGCTCTCCCCCGCGACGGAAAAAAGAGTGAGGAAAACGATACCTACGGTCGCAAGCACGCACAATCCTGTCGATGTAAGAGGAGACGCGACAAATGACATGATCACAGGTGCCCTGAAGATAATAGCGGATGATGAGAACATCGGCGGGGCAGCGGTGCTGTCATCGCCACTCGACAGCATCGATCTGAACTCGATAGCGGTCGCTGTCTCGGAGATGAAAAAGAAGCTGAACATCCCTGTGACGGTCGCCTTCGCAGGCGGGAAGACATGCGAGTCCGCTTTATCGATATTGCGCGAGAATCGTGTACCTTCGTATCCGTCGCCCGACAGGGCGGTACGCGCCCTTTCCTTCCTGAGGAGGGTGCAGACCGGATATACAAAAAAAGAGGACACCATCCTTCCGGAGACATCGGGAAGATGGAGAGTAATTGAATTACTGGATATAGCGAAAAAGGAGTTCAGATCATCCCTCTCCGAGGATGAGGGGAAATCCATACTTTCGGCATACGGCATCCCCGTGCCGAAGGAGGCATTGGCGGTAAGTCCGTATGATGCGGTAACCGCAGCCGAGAGCATTGGCTACCCGGTGGTCATGAAGATAATGTCGCCCGACATCCACCACAAAACAGACATCGGCGGCGTCATTGTCAACGTAAAGACAGCGGATGACGTCCGCGAGGCGTTCGAGTCGCTGATGGTAAGATGCAGGACCGCCGTCCCGGACGCCAAGATAGACGGGGTCTCGGTGCAGAAGATGGTGTCAGGCCAAGAAGTGATACTGTCGATGATACGCGACGATCAGTTCGGTCCCGTGCTGGCGTTCGGTCTGGGAGGGATATACGTTGAGATATTCGGGGAGATCGCAAGGACCCTGATACCCATGTCCGACGATGACCTTGACAGAATGATAATGTCCACCAAAGCATACCGCATGCTTTCGGGAGCGAGAGGTAAACCTCCTGCCGACATAGACTCGCTGAAGGACATAATGAGAAGGATGATGAAGATCGCTCTGGAGAACCCAGAGATATATGAACTCGAAATCAATCCCATCATGGTAGGGAAGAAGAACGAAGGAAGCTGGGCGGTGGACGCTTTGACAACGATAAGGTGATGAAATGAAGAATGTCTATCTGGCATCTGTAGGCGCTAGGTCGGGGAAATCCGCGATATCGCTCGGTCTGGCATTGAATTATCCGGGGAAGGTGGGGTTCTATAAGCCCTTCCGCGAGAGCCCTATAAAGGTGGACGGAAACACAATGGACGAGGACGCTTGGCTGATGGCCGAGGTTCTGAAGTTGAAGGACGGAAAGAAGCTTTCGCCGTTCACGTACGACCTGTCAGAGCCGGTAAGTATGAGCGATATCGCCGCCGTTTACAACGACCTGCGGAAAGATAAGGACTTCATGATAATCGAAGGCAGCAAGGATTTCACTTACGGTTATGCGCAAAATCTTTCCTTTATGGACATCGCCGAAGCTCTCGACGCACCTGTGATACTGGTCGCTACGCCGTCAAGCCGGTCCGTCGACACGGTGTTCATGTTCAGGGAGCTTTGCGAAAAGAGAGGATTGGACATGCTCGGAGTGATCCTCAACAAAAGTTCAGGATGTCCGGAAAGGAAGTTCTTCGAAGGCCGCGGGATAAATGTGCTCGGAGAGGTCCCGGTCATGCCCGAACTCAAGACATTCAGGGTGTCGGAGATATCCCAGAAGATCGGCGCAAAGGTCTTGGCCGGCGCAAAGGGGATGGAGAGATCCGTAGAGAACATGTTGGTCGGTGCGATGAGCGATCAGGCCGCCACCGGGTATATGCGAAGGTCGCGCCGCAAAGCCGTCATAACGGGCGGCGACAGGACGGAGATCCAGCTTGCCGCACTGGCCACGGATACGTCATGCATCATCGTCACCGGAGGGCTGATGCCGTCGCACATGGTCCTTTCGAAGGCAGACGATCTGGGTGTCCCCATACTCATGACAAACGAGGACACTCTGCACGTGGCCGAGACCACGGAACGTCTGATAGCACGCATAGATCCGAAAGACAAAGAGAAAATAGAGTCGGTGAAGAAGAACGTCGGTTCGGGAGTGGACCTGAACAGCGTGTGGCGATCTTGAACAAAAGTCGGTTCATTTCCTCTTAATGGGTTTTTCCTGAACGGAAGGCTCGCTGTCGTAGAGCAGTTTCTGTCTCTCTTTGGAGATCTTCAAAATGACTTCGGCAATGAGCTTCGCCTCCCCCACGGAGAGGCTGACATCTTCGCAGAGTTCCATATATCTGTCGATGACCGCTCTTTCCACGCCCGTGTCCCAGTAGCCCTGAGAAGAATGTTTCTTTTCCTTGGCAAGCTCGTCGGCGATCTCCATTCTGGTGGCGATAAGATCGATTATATCCTTGTCGATGGATTCTATCTGTTTCCTGAGTTCGTCAACGCTAGGCAAGTGTTTTTTCCCCTGCACACATATCATGCCGGATGTTTATTAAGAGTACGAGCGCCGCTGCTTTCGGATAAGAAAATAAAGCGCAGATAAAGCGCAGATAAAGCGCAGATAAAGCGCAGATAAGTCAGACATACAGCAAACGGCAAGCTTGAGTCATTAACATTTTGGATGTATGTTTTTATTCTTTGTTGACATTCATCGTGCATGGACAGCATCAAAGACGGCTTTGTGGGGTTTCCATCACAGGAAAAGGTAGCGATGTTGCTTCTGAGAAATGGGATAAGGGTCGTTGACGGTACGGCTTACTGCAACGACATCGAGCAGTCCGACGCGGCTATCGCAAGGGTCGCCGGAGTGGACAGGCGGGTGGTAAGGTCCGCGCTAGACAAGATATCCTCGACCCCGGATCTGGACAGAGTATTCTCCAAGCTGAGGTCCATGCTGCTTTTGTCTGAGGTCGCGCCGGAGATCGACTGCACAACGTTGGAGATAATCCCCACCGATGCGACCATGCCGGGAATACTCGCAGGCGTCATGGATGTCATTTACAGAAGAGGATTGTCCGTAAGGCAGGCGGTGGTGGAGGATCCCGGCGTAAGATTTGATTCGCATCTGATAATCGTGGTCGACGGGCAGATACCTTCCGAACTGATCCCGGCGATAAAACAGAGCAGAGGTGTTCTGAGTTTAATGCTGAGATGATCCGATCCTCACATGCACAATGAGATGTCATAGGGAACAAGAGATGTTTGTTTATTAACAGTGAAACGACAATATATCCAAGCTGCCGAAACAAGGCACTCGGTCTAATCTGAAGTAAGATATCTGAACCGTTGAAGCCGAAACTGCAGTAGATGAGGCGGCATCGCCGACATCTCCGGAAAATGTCGCGCGCGTATACTCGCGCGTGGGTATCTTGCGTTTTTGGCTTAATATTATATACTCCTAACTACTACATAGCTCGTACACAAGGTGCCATAGGTACTATTGTGGACAGCCTTTCGCAACCTGCGAAGAACGCGCCCGTAACATGCGGGTGGTACGGTCGGGCGGAACCAAAGGTAAGGGATGGAAAAAGAAGGACAGAATGGGAAGGGAGTAGCATGATTGTTATTCCGCCGACCTGAGCCGGATCATCCGTTATTTTTTGGCAGACCCGACTTGTTCTCCTTGTTGTTCGAGAGGCAGGAAATACATACTCAAAGAGGATGATTCCAATATGAGAAACGAAATGAAAAGAAACAACAAGATGCTTCTCGCGCTTGTGGTCGTTGCAGCCCTTGCAATGGTCTCTGTTGCCGGCATTGCTGTCAGTGAGAAATCTGACGCAGCCAACAGGATTGACCAGATGAACGGCGGATTAACGATCTTCGACGGCAGCGACAGCAGTCTCAATGCCCGCTTCTTCATCCTGCCCAATCAGGTTGCAGACGGCGGCATGCAGTACGTGAAAATCGCACCCGGAGTAACACTCTCCGGTACGATTACAGTAGGAACAGCAGATAATGTGAACGGTGCAAACTATAAGGAGTATGCATCCGTGACCCTTACCGGAGTCAGCAATGCGGTATTCAACCTGTTGATGGCGCCCGATGGAAAAGGCGGACTTATGGGAATAATCATGGTCGGAGACGCCGCAGATGTCAACCTGGCAGCTGCGACCCCTGACAAAGTTATCACCAACTACGCCACCACAACTGGTTCCATCGAGCTCACAAACGGTGCGTTGGTACTGGGTGCAGTCAGACCCATAAGCGAAGGCGTCATCGGTGCTCTCGCACCCTTGTGGAAAGATGCACTCGCAGGTTCTACAGCCACAGATAACATCGGCGGTAACGTCGGCAGCAGGATCTTCGGCATGGTAGACACAACCAGCCCGACATACGGTGCTAAATTGATTGCCAACCTGGTCACATTCAATGTTCCTGACTGGAAGACAGTAATCAACATACCCGTGATACCCGGCGGTGTCGCACCCTTCACAGGAACCGTTAAAGCCGGCGACTCCCAGCTCTCCACAGCGTATGCGTACGGTGCGAGAGTAGGTCTCGTAGACGGCAAGGCAACTGTGTTCGGAGAGGTAGTCGCAGATGTAGCGAACCTCCCCTGGAAAGCGGTGAAGTACCCTGTTAATAATATCAATACGACGGCTGTTGATGAGAGTCAGGTTTATAATGTGCTCGGAACACCCACTATACCTGTAGTGGCACCCGGCACAACAGTGGCTCCTTTGGACCCGGTAACGAACAAGGCAATAAGCCTGTACATACCCGCTCAGGATTTCTCTGAGAGGAACATAAAATTCGTTTCAGGTAGCTGGAGCGTCGCAATGCCCACAGGTTTCGCAACCCGGGACGGTAACTACCTCCGCCTTGTGAACATCAACGGAGTGGTCGAAGCGGCAGCAACCGTAATTGTCGGTGACAACATGCCGCAAGTAGGCGATGTGACCATAGCGATCAACGAGTTCGTTAGACCCGCAGACCCAACCTCTGCGGTTCAGGCAACTTCCGATGATATTCTCTGGTTGATACCTGCATCAGGGGCAGCGCTCGGGCCGGTTCAGGCAGTAGCGGGTCCCGCTGCGCCTGCGAACAGCACATTCCGGTTTACGTTCCTCGGTGTCGCGCTGAACACACCGTATACCCTTGTTGGTATCGTTAACGGTCTGCCTTACCAGTCCACAATGACTGTGAACGGAACCGGCGCCAACTATAGCGCAAACGTAACAGCCAACAGGGCAAACGGTATTGTCACAGACGGTACAGTCCTACCCGCTTTAGGTCTTGACCTGAAAGGAAACGACCTGACCTATAACATTGCTGGAATGGGTTCATGTACGGCAGCCTGGAGCACAAACACAGGCAACCTGACAGTAACCAAGAACGACGCTACTACCGGACTCATAGTCGGTGCTAACGACGCAAAACAGGCCGGCGCGACATTGTTCGCACTGTTCAACCAGGGCGGAGTAACAAGGATGTTCATGACAGACCTGACTCCGAACACAGCGCCCGCAACAACCAATGACGGATTGGTCACAGCCAACACCTCTGGTGTCGGATTTGTCGCTCCTTTCCCTCAGCCTATGCCTACACAGGGAAGACTCACAAACGTTGAGGTCCTGCCTGAAAGTAAGGTAACAACATTTGAGTTGTCGACACAGGCCTATGACAGTACGTTCGCAGGCGCTTACTTCGCACCTGACGGATACACGTTCACTGTGAAAGGTTACATGAACTTCATGTTCACGAACGACAGCGCTCCCGAAATAAAGGGAATATTCGTTCAGCCGTCAGACTATGCCAATGTAACATTGCCGCTGGTCGGTATAGTGCCGCCCGCAGCTCTTACGGGCACGAACGGTACGGTCTACAACATAAACCTTGAGGGAACAGGTACAATCGAATACGGAGCCGTACCTCAAATAGAGCCGGATCTGGTCTTCCACCCCATGTATGACGTAACAAACCTCAATGCGGTATTCTACGTTGAGAACGTGGGCACAGCACCTGACAAAACAACATACTACTACACAACACTCGAAAACGCACTCGCAAACAGCAATGAAGTAACAGTCGTCGGATGGATATACATCCTCGAGGATCAGACACTTCAGGGTCATGTAAAGACCAGCGCAGGTGTGCTGCAGCTTGCAGACAACACAAAGATCAACATATCCGTGAACTCCGGTCTCCAGATCGGTCTGAAGGCTTACAATGTAAACGGAAAGACCGTAATGGGCTGGAAGGCCCTTTGGCCGTTCGGCGGAATCGTCATACCTGATCAGTCCTACAACCCGGTAGTGAACCTGCCGGAAGGCACAGTGGTCGAGAAGACAACAACATCATCGCAGTACCTCGTCCAGTTCGGACAGGCTGTCTACGATGTGAAGCCTGAGTACGACATCAACACACCTCTCGCAGAAGTCCTTATTGTGGGTGCCAAATACATCTATACAGACCTGTGGACAGCACTCAACATATCCGTAAGCGGTGACACGATCAACTTGCTCGTGTTCCCCAGAGAAGTGGATGGAAACCCCGTGACCTTCCCTGACTTCAGCGGTGCCATTCTGGATCAGAACGGAACGCTGAAAGCCGGTGTAAAGCTTGTGGACGACCAGAACGCTGAACTTTGGGTGGCAGAAGGAGTAGTACTCCTTGCGAACGGATCGATACAGTCGACACAGCCCATGGCGATCGACGGAACGATAATAGTCGCCGGTAGTGATGCCAACCAGTCTAAATTCACAGATGGAGCTCAGGCAACATTCGGTCAGAACGGCGGAATCAATGTCTCAGAGGGCGGAGTGCTCCTTGTTGACGGAGACACCACCGCTATCATCGGAGCCGCCGGAGTCGGAGCGATCAAAGTTGACGGAACAATGAATGTGAAGGGTGCCTCTGTTTCGGCAGACATCATACAGATCGCGGGCACAGTAGATGCCACGGCAGGATCGACGGTTGAAGCATTCTTTGCTTTCATCATCGGTAAGACACCTACTTTGGTGTCCGAGCCGTACACCAACACCGCATCTGTGAAGGGACCGACATCCGTATACCTTGTTGACTACATCGCAGTCGTATTCGGCGACCTCTCAGTACCCGCATTCGCAGACTTAGCATACACAGACTATGTCATCCCCAGTGTCCCTAACGACATCATGTCAATGGGAATTCCGAAGCTGGCATCGGATGTGCTCTATGCGACCGTATATGGAGACAACGGAAACCTGCCCTCGTTCATGGTCAAGCCGCTCAACTTTACAACCGCCCTTAAGGATATCATAATATTCGGATGGAGCGATGTAAGAGACGGACAGACGGATGTGGTCGGGAACGATGTACTTCCTGTAGGAACCTATGACACAGTATATGCCATATGGGACTGGAAGACAGTCGCGATCACCCTCGCTAACTACGCAGGTGTGAACTGGACAGCATACTCGAAGCCGGTAGGATGGAGCAACACTGCGGCCAACCAAGGTAACGGTAACCCCAACGGTTCCGGTACCTTCTACGTCCCATACAACATGGTGATCGTCGTAAGTGCAGCCCCCAACGCAGGTTTCGGAGACACAACTGTTCAGGTCAAGTTGAACGGTGTGAACTTCACTAACGGAGGAACACTCAAGGTTACTGAAGAAGCACTCTTCACTGCGGAGAATCTGTCTACGACCCAACCGCCCGTCACCACCCCCGAGAAGGATGGCAAGAGCGGTAGCAGCTGGTCTGACCCGATGGTGATCCTCCTGATCATCATCGTCATCATCATCGCTATCATTGCAATTGTGGTTGCGGCGAAGTTGCTGAGGTCTTAATCTGGTAGAAGGTAAAAGGAATCATCCTCAAAACAGAAAAACAAACAGGGGAGAAATCCCCGCCTTAATCTTTTTATTCCATTAAAAGTTGGTCTGTCACCACTATAGCCACTCGTTTTTGATAAAGGTTGTTACCGCATCCGCTGATCCTACCCATAAAAACAACCTAAGGTCGTCCCCATGTTCCGATGCCGACCGTGGAGGCATCGGTCTGTGATATCCATTAACCCATGCGGTCGGGTCCCCCGCAGTTCCGCATCATCGATTTATTGCCCGGCCCCGAAGGCCATTTCCGCGTTCCCGATATGCCCGACGATACTGTATCGATTTTCTAAGCGACCACGAAGGCCAAAAAGAAGCCGACATCCTTTCCCGTCCGGCTGTGCTTCACCGCATCCCGATCGTTCATGATCATTCTGTCTGCGCTGCCTCCATCTCATCCTCTATCTCGTCGGAATCGGCGAGATATCTTGTCACAGCCATCACTGTCGGGTCTGCGGAATACTTCCTGTCCCGGGTCACCATGGCCCAGATCATACGGGCCATGGAATTCGCACATGCCACCAACGCCTCGTTGTGATGTTTGCCGTTGGCCTTCAGACGTTTGTATTTCTCGGATATGAACGAGTCCGCATGGTTTATGTGAACGAACGTTGCCTGGCACAACAGCCTCCTGAGTTCTGGGTCCCCTCTGCGGCTGATCCCGCAGTTCTTCGGTCTGTCGGCGGATTCGTCAAGTTTGGGAGTTATACCGGCAGATGCGGCGAATGCCCGCCCATCCACGAAACGTGTCATATCATCGGCCATGCACGTGACATACGCCGCAGACAGGATACCGAATCCGGGGACCGACCAAACGATATCGAACATCCTGTTGCCTTCCATCCTGTATCGGATCATCTTCTCCGTCTGAGACTTCCTCGCTTTGATACTCTCGGCCTTCGCCGCATCCAGAATGAGAATGTGGTCCCCCGTTGCCTTCAGCTCCCTGAGGGCAAGAACACAGGTGATGTCGGAGTAATCGCGGGACAGCTTCATTCCTCTTATCAGAAGATGGGATCTGATCTGTTTTTTCAAAGCGGTCAGATCGTTCCTGTCGTTGATATCGAACCTGCACAATTCCCTCTGCACCAGCACCTCCCGCGAAGGCATATGGGCGACGGCGAACTCGATCTCCCCCATCAGCCGCCTGCGCATATACCCCGCCAGTTCAGCAGCGTCGTTATCATCGTTCTTTGTTTTGGACCTGGTTATCCTGTACAGGTCGGCGGCATGGGCCACCGTCACTCTGAACCCGAGATTGGTCAGCATCCAATAGACGTCGTGAGACTTGGTCGAATTCTCTATCAGAATATACGCATCCTGACCGTGAAGACGGTTCGTCAGTCCTACCATTCCCGCAGCGTCCGAAGGGAACCTCCGGAAATCGGCGTTGAATCTTTCCAAAAAATCCAGGTTCTTCTTTCTCGGCTCTTCTTTGCCTGCGTACACTGCAAACGCCGCACATTTTTCCTTATGCACATCTATCCCGATCGCTATTTTCATCTATGCGTTCCTCCTCCAAAACAGAGGACCGCTTCCGTACGCACCGGAAATCGGTTATTTTATAACCTTGCCGCCCATCATACATACGGTCTGTGGTTTTCTGTTGTGGTAAACTAATATCACAGACCAACTTTTAATGAGGGCGGATTTTCTTATGTCCCTGTTTCTTCAGTGTTTTTTCGTTCAAAGTTTTCTGATTACTCTGAACACATAAATTCTATACTAATACAGAATAGATTTATTTTAAATACTTTTTAAGCGTCTACATAAACAGAAAGCTAAGGGGGGCGATCTCAATAGACAATAGGGGAAAATGAAATGAAGAAAAAGAACATTGCAATAATTGTCGTCGTTGCGTGCATCATTATCTTATCCTCCGTCGTGCTCTATGAGAAGGCAAACGAACCGCTCCCAGGGAGCAGGGACCCGTACTATGAATATTACATTGACTATGGGAATCACGAGACCGATACATTGCAAAATGGGTGGATAGGAAAAAGCACCAACGTCAAAAACCCACTTTTTGTATTGCAGGAATTGACCAATGCTATTGTGGATTCGGATGGAAGGATCATTTCTATCAACGGAGTCGCACCCGATCAAAATGCAGGTGAAAGGTGGGTCATATGGAAGTATGACCATATGGCCTATTATGACGATTACAGTAACCGGTGGGTAAAAATGGATGCGATGCCGCAATACGTATTCGGCATGGGAACAGACTATTATCTGGGATTAACGCAGGTCAATCCTGTTACGAACATTCCTTCTCTGAATCCCAACAATGGGGGTATTGAAGCGACACAACCAACAGACTGTTAAGAAAACATCTTTGTCTGTTGGTTTTCTATTCTAACTAAAATGCGCGATTATGTTGTAGTAATAGCAATGATGCTATTGCTGTCGTTATTATTGCGAAGCAACACCTCTCCAGAGTGTCTACTATGATAAGATATTTAGACGATATGCCGACAGGATATAGTGTAACGGACACTTACTATTTCGAAGATGGAGTGTGGAAGTATGCTACGTAAAAAACATTATAGGGAGTTCAATACCATTCACATTAAAACGCAGCGGGACAAGAATGGCCGGGAAAGATATCTCCCGAGAGGAGCGCATTCATCGCCCGATACAAAACGGTGAAAAAATGA
It includes:
- a CDS encoding acetate--CoA ligase family protein: MIQTVCTVMREFFSPDSIAVVGASSDLNKIGGMILRNIIGSGFGGRIYPINIKGGTIQGLKAYASIDLLDELPELAVMALPSELVLGEMEKLGRIGVKAVIVITAGFKEESSQGRDLENRLNNISKMYGMRVIGPNCFGLMNVHRRLNSTFSSLFPPSGGISLSSQSGAVGSTMLDWAIHTNNGISKFISLGNKMDVDEADVIEYLGDDEDTSVIGIYSEGITDGRRFIEAVSRSKKPIVMLKSGRSAAGSMAASSHTGALSGSDSVYEAVFDRLNIIRVKDIEELFDALSVISSSRPMLKDGIAVITNAGGLGVMAADACSDHPAVRMSQLSPATEKRVRKTIPTVASTHNPVDVRGDATNDMITGALKIIADDENIGGAAVLSSPLDSIDLNSIAVAVSEMKKKLNIPVTVAFAGGKTCESALSILRENRVPSYPSPDRAVRALSFLRRVQTGYTKKEDTILPETSGRWRVIELLDIAKKEFRSSLSEDEGKSILSAYGIPVPKEALAVSPYDAVTAAESIGYPVVMKIMSPDIHHKTDIGGVIVNVKTADDVREAFESLMVRCRTAVPDAKIDGVSVQKMVSGQEVILSMIRDDQFGPVLAFGLGGIYVEIFGEIARTLIPMSDDDLDRMIMSTKAYRMLSGARGKPPADIDSLKDIMRRMMKIALENPEIYELEINPIMVGKKNEGSWAVDALTTIR
- a CDS encoding phosphotransacetylase family protein, translating into MKNVYLASVGARSGKSAISLGLALNYPGKVGFYKPFRESPIKVDGNTMDEDAWLMAEVLKLKDGKKLSPFTYDLSEPVSMSDIAAVYNDLRKDKDFMIIEGSKDFTYGYAQNLSFMDIAEALDAPVILVATPSSRSVDTVFMFRELCEKRGLDMLGVILNKSSGCPERKFFEGRGINVLGEVPVMPELKTFRVSEISQKIGAKVLAGAKGMERSVENMLVGAMSDQAATGYMRRSRRKAVITGGDRTEIQLAALATDTSCIIVTGGLMPSHMVLSKADDLGVPILMTNEDTLHVAETTERLIARIDPKDKEKIESVKKNVGSGVDLNSVWRS
- a CDS encoding chorismate mutase; this encodes MPSVDELRKQIESIDKDIIDLIATRMEIADELAKEKKHSSQGYWDTGVERAVIDRYMELCEDVSLSVGEAKLIAEVILKISKERQKLLYDSEPSVQEKPIKRK
- a CDS encoding regulator of amino acid metabolism, contains ACT domain protein gives rise to the protein MDSIKDGFVGFPSQEKVAMLLLRNGIRVVDGTAYCNDIEQSDAAIARVAGVDRRVVRSALDKISSTPDLDRVFSKLRSMLLLSEVAPEIDCTTLEIIPTDATMPGILAGVMDVIYRRGLSVRQAVVEDPGVRFDSHLIIVVDGQIPSELIPAIKQSRGVLSLMLR
- a CDS encoding IS110 family RNA-guided transposase, encoding MKIAIGIDVHKEKCAAFAVYAGKEEPRKKNLDFLERFNADFRRFPSDAAGMVGLTNRLHGQDAYILIENSTKSHDVYWMLTNLGFRVTVAHAADLYRITRSKTKNDDNDAAELAGYMRRRLMGEIEFAVAHMPSREVLVQRELCRFDINDRNDLTALKKQIRSHLLIRGMKLSRDYSDITCVLALRELKATGDHILILDAAKAESIKARKSQTEKMIRYRMEGNRMFDIVWSVPGFGILSAAYVTCMADDMTRFVDGRAFAASAGITPKLDESADRPKNCGISRRGDPELRRLLCQATFVHINHADSFISEKYKRLKANGKHHNEALVACANSMARMIWAMVTRDRKYSADPTVMAVTRYLADSDEIEDEMEAAQTE